A single region of the Silene latifolia isolate original U9 population chromosome 8, ASM4854445v1, whole genome shotgun sequence genome encodes:
- the LOC141594323 gene encoding pyruvate decarboxylase 2-like: MAPTLLTPAEATLGSHLARRLVEIGVSDVFSVPGDFNLTLLDHLLAEPGLNLVGCCNELNAGYAADGYARSRGVGACVVTFTVGGLSVLNAIAGAYSENLPVVCIVGGPNSNDYGTNRVLHHTIGLSDFSQELRCFQTVTCYQAVVNNLEDAHEQIDRAISTALKESKPVYISISCNLPAIPHPTFSREPVPFSISPRMSNQLGLEAAVEAAAEFLNKAVKPVMVGGPKMRVAKAGNAFVELADASGYAMAVMPSAKGLVPEHHPHFIGTYWGAVSTSFCAEIVESADAYLFAGPIFNDYSSVGYSLLLKREKAIVVEPDRVVIGNGPAFGCVLMKDFFKGLAKRIQKNTTAFENYSRIFVPDGQLLECDPKEPLRVNVLFQHIQKMLSSDTAVIAETGDSWFNCQKLKLPKGCGYEFQMQYGSIGWSVGATLGYAQAVPDKRVLAFIGDGSFQVTAQDISTMLRNGQKTIIFLINNGGYTIEVEIHDGPYNVIKNWNYTGLVDAIHNGEGNCWTTKVFCEEELVNAIETATGPKKDCLCFIEVIVHKDDTSKELLEWGSRVSAANSRPPNPQ; the protein is encoded by the exons ATGGCGCCAACACTACTAACCCCAGCAGAAGCCACCCTAGGGAGCCACCTGGCACGCCGACTAGTCGAAATCGGCGTGTCTGATGTGTTCTCAGTCCCAGGCGACTTTAACTTAACCCTCCTTGACCACCTCTTAGCCGAACCGGGTCTGAATCTAGTCGGGTGCTGTAACGAACTCAATGCCGGGTACGCAGCTGATGGGTATGCTAGGTCACGTGGTGTTGGCGCGTGTGTAGTTACATTCACTGTTGGTGGGTTGAGTGTGTTGAATGCTATTGCTGGAGCGTATAGTGAGAATCTTCCTGTTGTTTGTATTGTTGGTGGTCCTAATTCTAATGATTATGGGACTAATAGGGTTTTGCATCATACTATTGGTTTGTCCGATTTTTCTCAGGAGTTACGTTGCTTTCAGACCGTCACTTGTTACCAG GCCGTGGTGAATAATCTGGAGGATGCGCATGAGCAAATAGATAGAGCGATATCGACAGCATTGAAGGAGAGTAAACCGGTTTATATTAGTATAAGCTGTAATTTACCGGCGATTCCTCACCCTACTTTTAGCCGTGAGCCTGTTCCTTTTTCTATCTCTCCCAG GATGAGTAACCAGTTGGGGCTGGAGGCAGCTGTGGAAGCAGCAGCTGAGTTTCTGAACAAGGCCGTGAAGCCAGTGATGGTGGGTGGGCCGAAAATGCGTGTGGCAAAGGCAGGTAATGCTTTTGTTGAGTTAGCGGATGCAAGTGGATATGCAATGGCCGTGATGCCCTCAGCTAAAGGGCTAGTCCCGGAGCACCATCCCCACTTTATAGGCACTTACTGGGGAGCAGTGAGCACTTCTTTCTGTGCTGAGATAGTTGAATCTGCTGATGCCTATCTATTTGCCGGTCCAATATTCAATGACTATAGCTCAGTCGGCTACTCATTGCTTCTGAAGAGAGAAAAGGCGATTGTTGTCGAGCCTGATAGGGTAGTGATCGGGAATGGGCCCGCTTTTGGGTGTGTTCTGATGAAGGATTTCTTCAAGGGATTGGCTAAGAGGATACAAAAAAATACAACAGCTTTTGAGAACTATAGTAGAATATTTGTTCCAGATGGGCAGCTTCTTGAGTGTGACCCTAAAGAACCTCTGAGAGTCAATGTTCTTTTCCAGCATATCCAGAAGATGCTGTCCAGTGACACTGCTGTCATTGCTGAGACCGGGGATTCTTGGTTTAACTGTCAAAAATTGAAGCTTCCCAAGGGTTGCGGATATGAGTTCCAAATGCAGTATGGGTCAATTGGTTGGTCTGTTGGGGCTACTCTTGGTTATGCACAAGCTGTTCCTGATAAGCGAGTTCTTGCATTCATTGGCGATGGTAGTTTTCAG GTGACTGCCCAAGATATCTCGACTATGCTGCGAAATGGTCAGAAGACCATCATCTTCCTGATCAACAATGGTGGATACACGATTGAAGTTGAGATTCATGATGGTCCATACAACGTCATTAAGAATTGGAACTACACTGGTCTTGTCGATGCCATCCACAACGGAGAAGGAAATTGCTGGACAACCAAG GTATTTTGTGAAGAGGAGCTGGTGAATGCTATTGAGACAGCTACTGGACCGAAGAAGGATTGCCTCTGCTTTATCGAGGTGATCGTGCACAAAGACGACACCAGCAAAGAGCTTCTTGAATGGGGATCCCGAGTTTCTGCTGCCAACAGCCGCCCCCCAAATCCTCAGTAA